In Zingiber officinale cultivar Zhangliang chromosome 3B, Zo_v1.1, whole genome shotgun sequence, a single window of DNA contains:
- the LOC122056281 gene encoding uncharacterized protein LOC122056281: MAPAMRTTKTGSPTSTARCGGTSATTLCRVVGWVQEELFLKFLIKEIMVTDPTFGVIIFDIDIVRKRLPASAFDLPPKCHLEVEEVTIRIVICRVVANSWRISSLELIITKKSNS, translated from the exons ATGGCCCCTGCTATGCGCACTACGAAGACAGGCTCACCTACTTCGACAGCGAGGTGCGGGGGAACCTCAGCTACGACACTCTGTAGGGTGGTTGGGTGGGTGCAGGAGGAGTTGTTCCTTAAATTCCTGATTAAGGAGATCATGGTCACCGATCCCACCTTTGGTGTGATCATCTTCGACATCGACATTGTGCGCAAGCGCCTTCCCGCCTCCGCCTTCGACCTGCCGCCGAAATGCCACCTGGAAGTGGAAGAAGTGACCATCAGAATAG TCATTTGCAGAGTTGTTGCGAATAGTTGGAGAATTTCTTCATTAGAGTTGATCATCACAAAAAAAAG TAATTCATAA